One genomic region from Xyrauchen texanus isolate HMW12.3.18 chromosome 4, RBS_HiC_50CHRs, whole genome shotgun sequence encodes:
- the si:dkey-174n20.1 gene encoding retinol dehydrogenase 11 produces MYLLYTILSALLCFLILKWMKRRRYCMDVKRLDGKTVLITGGNCGIGKETAVAMALRGARVIIACRDEEKARKAVREIRARSHNMNVLFIEVDLANMKSIREFSKTFLQQEKRLDILINNAGMPSVLDWTDDNFSMCFGVNHLGHFLLTNLLLPRLKESSPSRVITLTCSSYKYQKLDFKDLNYNLFPFFTYCRSKLANIYFTHELARMMEGKGVTAYAVHPGYVQSNWTCHFSVLFRIVVQVVMFMFFTSCEAGAQTVVYCAVSDEVLPHSGGYFTDCQPAPLRAFARDAGVAKKLWEASERLVKLA; encoded by the exons ATGTATCTGTTGTACACTATATTATCAGCACTCTTGTGCTTTTTGATATTGAAATGGATGAAACGGAGGAGGTACTGCATGGATGTCAAGAGATTAGATGGGAAAACTGTTCTTATAACTG GGGGGAATTGTGGTATCGGGAAGGAGACAGCTGTAGCAATGGCTTTGCGGGGTGCTCGTGTCATCATTGCCTGCAGGGATGAGGAGAAAGCGAGGAAGGCTGTTCGAGAGATTAGAGCCAGGAGCCACAATATGAATGTGCTTTTCATAGAGGTGGACCTGGCTAACATGAAGTCTATACGAGAGTTCAGCAAAACCTTTTTACAGCAGGAGAAGCGGCTTGATATTCTGATCAATAATGCAG GCATGCCCAGCGTTTTGGACTGGACCGATGACAACTTCTCCATGTGTTTTGGCGTGAACCACCTTGGCCACTTCTTACTTACAAACCTCCTCCTCCCGCGGCTGAAAGAGAGCTCACCCAGCAGGGTCATCACGCTCACCTGCTCCAGCTACAAGTACCAGAAATTGGACTTCAAGGATCTCAACTACAACCTGTTCCCATTCTTCACCTACTGTCGCAGCAAACTGGCCAATATTTACTTCACACACGAGCTAGCTCGCATGATGGAGGGCAAAGGAGTGACTGCGTATGCGGTTCATCCTG GTTATGTTCAGAGTAACTGGACCTGCCATTTTTCAGTTCTGTTCCGGATCGTGGTGCAGGTGGTGATGTTCATGTTTTTCACCTCGTGTGAGGCTGGGGCACAGACAGTCGTGTATTGCGCCGTGTCAGATGAGGTTCTTCCGCACAGTGGAGGATACTTCACTGACTGTCAGCCGGCTCCTCTAAGAGCCTTCGCTAGGGACGCTGGAGTAGCAAAAAAACTTTGGGAGGCCAGTGAGAGACTAGTTAAACTGGCCTGA